A portion of the Stigmatella aurantiaca DW4/3-1 genome contains these proteins:
- a CDS encoding Ig-like domain-containing protein — MSSVFPWLSIRLLLCLAGGLLGACGPTPESLTILGPEERQLREPGQSVRLEYEAKDSQGRRLAEPRVHWSSSSPEVATVDKGVVVARKTGQAVIEVSGGRARASTRFVVTIPGRLALRAGEQEFIEIGRPERLFATVLDELGKRIRDAAPEWRSQDESIARIEDGRIIGVGPGTVKLSATVGHLSQELTVQVVPAFIRLAVEPSRHVFTKRGQGVQFRARALDSRGRTVDGVPIHWFSSDASVIQVSSSGYVTAVGPGRALVTLSAGRRVGAAEVIVP; from the coding sequence ATGTCGAGCGTATTCCCTTGGCTCTCCATTCGACTGTTGCTGTGTCTGGCCGGAGGGCTGCTGGGAGCGTGTGGTCCGACGCCCGAGTCGCTGACGATCCTGGGCCCCGAGGAGCGCCAGCTTCGAGAGCCGGGCCAGTCGGTCCGGCTGGAGTACGAAGCGAAGGACTCCCAGGGGCGCCGGTTGGCGGAGCCCCGGGTGCACTGGTCCAGCTCCTCTCCGGAGGTGGCCACCGTGGACAAGGGGGTGGTGGTGGCCCGGAAGACGGGCCAGGCCGTCATCGAGGTGTCCGGGGGCAGGGCCCGCGCCTCCACACGCTTCGTGGTGACGATCCCCGGCCGGCTGGCGCTGCGCGCCGGGGAGCAGGAGTTCATCGAGATTGGCCGCCCGGAGCGGCTCTTCGCCACTGTCCTGGATGAGCTGGGCAAGCGCATCCGGGATGCTGCGCCCGAGTGGCGCAGTCAGGACGAGAGCATTGCCCGCATCGAGGACGGCCGGATCATCGGCGTCGGGCCTGGAACGGTGAAGCTGTCCGCCACGGTGGGGCACCTGAGCCAGGAGCTGACCGTGCAGGTCGTCCCCGCCTTCATCCGGTTGGCCGTCGAGCCGTCCCGCCATGTCTTCACCAAGCGCGGACAGGGGGTTCAGTTCCGGGCCCGCGCCCTCGACAGCCGGGGGAGGACCGTGGACGGCGTGCCCATCCACTGGTTCTCCTCGGATGCCTCCGTTATCCAGGTCTCTTCCTCGGGTTATGTGACGGCCGTGGGCCCTGGGCGTGCCCTGGTGACGCTCTCGGCGGGCCGCAGGGTGGGAGCCGCCGAGGTGATTGTTCCCTGA
- a CDS encoding lipase maturation factor family protein, with protein MLSGLTAARPLVLYDGDCGFCKRWIARWSAQTQGRVRFLPARPLRLWLLGIRRGDARRAMQLIEPSGEISQGARAVFRMLLYSTRRGTRWAARGGLLPGVRRVAEGVYRIVSRHRVLAARVDTLLVGRRYVGPAGHRGVRWLFLRLLGGTFFIAFTSLGRQVLGLYGSRGIRPLHEGFGSERLRRLGNQRFLQVPSVFWLGASDEALVRGCRVGQGLSLALMLNVAPQVSAALLWGLYLSYMSAGRDFLSFQWDALLLEMGLLGALMAPAGLRPGWGRRDASAVEVALFRLLLFRLYLGSGLSKLQSGDRTWRELTACQHYYETAPLPTRGGWYAHHLPVRAQKLSTAAVLVSETALPLLIFTPRRLRQWAFGLFSLLQAGIAATGNYGFFNLQSFVLGVWLLDDEALTGLLRRLPRRPAPSPALGNSLVKGALALPVFALGVSELLARFTPFQRAPEVLERLEGWARPFRSVNTYGLFSVMTVDRPEISIEGSEDGETWREYPFRYKVSQVERPPRQVAPHQPRLDWQMWFAALGSPPVWFLSLLVRLLEGSPDVLALFADNPFPQQPPRMVRAVLYGYRMTELATRRTTGAWWTRELRGLYVPPVSLGGGARSGVGPLLQGSSSV; from the coding sequence ATGCTCTCGGGTCTGACGGCGGCACGTCCGCTCGTGCTCTACGACGGGGATTGTGGCTTCTGTAAGCGGTGGATTGCGCGGTGGAGCGCGCAGACCCAGGGCCGGGTGCGCTTCCTGCCGGCGAGGCCGTTGCGGCTCTGGCTTCTGGGCATCCGGCGAGGCGATGCCCGGCGCGCGATGCAGCTCATCGAACCCTCGGGAGAGATCTCTCAGGGGGCGCGGGCCGTCTTCCGCATGCTCCTTTATTCGACGCGCCGGGGAACCCGATGGGCGGCCAGAGGGGGGTTGCTTCCCGGGGTGCGCAGGGTGGCCGAGGGCGTGTACCGCATCGTCTCGAGGCATCGCGTCCTGGCGGCGCGTGTGGACACGCTCCTCGTGGGCCGACGCTATGTCGGCCCCGCTGGGCACCGAGGGGTGCGCTGGCTGTTTTTGCGTCTGTTGGGCGGGACCTTTTTCATCGCCTTCACCTCCCTGGGGCGGCAGGTGCTCGGCCTGTATGGCTCGCGGGGCATTCGCCCCCTGCACGAGGGATTCGGCTCGGAGCGCCTCCGGCGCCTGGGCAATCAGCGCTTCCTCCAGGTGCCATCCGTGTTCTGGCTGGGGGCGTCCGACGAGGCCCTGGTGCGCGGTTGCCGTGTGGGCCAAGGGCTCTCGTTGGCGCTGATGCTCAACGTGGCGCCACAGGTCTCCGCGGCCCTGCTCTGGGGGCTGTATTTGTCCTATATGTCGGCTGGCCGGGACTTCCTCTCCTTCCAGTGGGATGCCCTGCTGCTGGAGATGGGGCTGCTGGGGGCGCTGATGGCGCCTGCCGGCCTCCGGCCTGGCTGGGGACGCAGGGATGCTTCGGCCGTGGAGGTGGCGCTCTTCCGCCTGCTCCTTTTCCGGCTCTACCTTGGCTCGGGGCTCAGCAAGCTCCAGTCCGGCGATCGCACCTGGCGGGAGCTGACGGCCTGCCAGCACTATTATGAGACGGCGCCCCTGCCCACGCGGGGCGGCTGGTATGCGCACCACTTGCCCGTGCGGGCCCAGAAGCTCTCCACCGCCGCGGTGTTGGTGTCGGAGACAGCGCTTCCGCTGCTCATCTTCACCCCCAGGCGCCTGCGGCAGTGGGCCTTCGGGCTCTTCAGCCTTCTGCAGGCAGGCATCGCCGCCACGGGCAACTACGGCTTCTTCAACCTCCAATCGTTCGTGCTCGGGGTGTGGCTCCTGGACGATGAGGCCCTCACGGGCCTTCTGCGCCGTCTTCCGCGAAGGCCCGCACCCTCTCCGGCGCTGGGCAACTCGCTGGTGAAGGGGGCGCTTGCCCTGCCGGTCTTCGCCTTGGGGGTCAGCGAGCTGCTGGCAAGGTTCACTCCCTTCCAGCGGGCGCCCGAAGTCCTGGAGCGTTTGGAGGGATGGGCTCGGCCTTTTCGTTCGGTCAATACCTATGGCCTCTTCAGCGTGATGACCGTTGACCGGCCGGAGATCTCCATCGAGGGCTCCGAAGACGGGGAGACCTGGCGCGAGTACCCGTTTCGCTACAAGGTTTCCCAGGTGGAAAGGCCGCCGCGGCAAGTGGCCCCGCACCAGCCGCGCCTGGACTGGCAGATGTGGTTCGCGGCCTTGGGCTCGCCTCCGGTCTGGTTCCTGTCCCTGCTGGTTCGCCTGCTGGAGGGCTCGCCGGACGTGCTGGCCCTCTTCGCGGACAACCCGTTTCCCCAGCAGCCGCCCCGCATGGTGCGCGCGGTGCTGTACGGCTACCGGATGACGGAGCTGGCCACCCGGCGGACCACAGGGGCTTGGTGGACGCGGGAGCTGCGGGGGCTCTACGTGCCTCCCGTCTCCTTGGGGGGAGGCGCCCGCTCGGGCGTGGGCCCTTTGCTCCAGGGGTCCTCGAGCGTGTGA